A window of Massilia sp. NR 4-1 genomic DNA:
CCACGGCCGTCAGCCCGGCCCAGACAAAGCCCATCATGCCTGCGGCCGCCGCCATTTTCCTGGAGTTGTTCATGTCTCCAGTGTAGCGAGAATCGCCGCCGCCTTGCGCACGGCAAGTGAGAAAAAGCCGGCGGCGGCAACAGCCCGCGGCTTCAGCGCGAAACGCCGTCCGTCACGGCCGCGGCCTGCACGCTGTTCGGCGCGCTGGTCAGGCGCTTGACCATGGCGTTCACGGCCACCATCTGCTGCCCCGATTTCAGCGCGTAATTGCTGTCGGTGTAGCCGAACCAATCCCAGCAACCATTCGGGTTGAATGGAATGTCGGACTTGTTCACCTGCGGATACAGCACGATGATGTTATTCGTGTCGGCCCAGGAGTTGTAGCTGGTCTTGCCGTAGAAATCGTCCTGCACGGACTCGGCGGACTGCAGGCAGCCATGGAAGGCCACATGCACCTTGCAGGCATTGCCGCTGCCGCTGCAGGCTTTTGGCACGTAGGCAAACGCATCTTCGGCCATGCCGCTATCGGCCTTGGCGAATTCGCGCTGGTTGAACTTGATGATCTGGCCCGACAGGCTGCTGGCCGGCGGCCTGGTGCTGCCGTAGATGTGGCTGAAGATGGCGCCCGCCTGGTCGTATGCCTGCTGCTGCACGGTGCAGTGGCTGATATAGGGCGCGGCATTGTCGGCGCAGGGATTGCCGAAGGAGGGCGTCAGCAGCGCGTGACCGGCCGGCACATTGTTCACGTACTGGACATTCGATTTGTCCACGCCCACCTGTTTGAAGAAGGACACGGTGGCGTTCACCGCCTGCTGATACACCACGGTGTCGCGCGTGCCGCTGAAGACATAGATGCGCGCCTTGTTCAGGCTCGTGAGCGGATCGATCTGGCCGGCGTCGGCGAAGCTGCGCGCGGCGGACGCCATCAAGGCCGGATTGGGCGGCACGAACGGCACCTGGCCCATGCAGATGGCGGCGTAGGCGAGGAAGCCGTTGGCGGCGCAGTAGTAAGGGCCGCCCGCCACCACGCCGGCGCCGACCACGGAATTGGAATAGGCGACCTGGTATTGCACCGCCATGAAAGCGCCGGACGAGAGGCCCGAAACGGAAGTGGCATTCTGGTCGGCGCCCAGCGCCGGCAAGGGCGGGCTGGCGTGAACCCAGGGCGCGGCGGCCAGCAGAATGGCGGAAGCGGCAAGCGAGGATGACAGTTTCATCTTCGGACTCCTAAGTGGCGAACATCGGGGATGGACCGCCCGTGCACAGGGTTGCAGGGCGGGAGTTTGACGCGCTGCACAATCAGATGCACAGGCGATGATCCCACACAAAGCCGCAGCCAAGTATGCTTAAAAATTCGGAGTGGCGAAAATACAAATCACTTGCAGCACCGGCCTTTTCTGACCAGCATAAGGTCTTGCCCGGGACGGAAGGCCGCTGCTTCCGGCCCCGGGCCAGGGAGGAAAAACGGCTTAGCGCGCCAGCACTTGCACCGCGATACCGGACGGCGTGGCCGGCGCGCGGTACACGCGCTGGGTGGCTTTCTGGAAGTCCTCAGGCTTCGCTTTTGGAATGTCCATGAACTTCTGCGGATTCAGGTCGATCAGCGGGAACCAGGAGCTTTGCACCTGCACCATGATGCGGTGGCCGCGGCGGAAGGTATGGTTCACGTCGCCCAGCTGGAAGTTGAGCGCTTCCACTTTGCCGAGCGTGAACGCTTCCGGCTTCTCGAAGCTATGGCGGAATTTGCCGCGTAGCGGGTTGCCGCGCACCAGCTGCTGGTAGCCCGCCATCTTCACCGCATTGGCGCCGTCTTCCTTGGCCGGCGCCGGATACTCCTGCGGATAGACGTCGATCAGCTTGACCACCCAGTCGGCATCGCTGCCGCTGGTGGAGACGAAGAGCTTGGGCGAGACCGGGCCGGCCAGCGTCACGTCCTCCTCCAGCACCTCGCTCTGGTAGACCAGCACGTCGGGACGGCTGGATGCAAAGCGCTGGTCGGACACCATGTATTCGCGCGGCACGCCGGTGGCAGCATAGCCGATATACGGCACCGGCTTTTTCGGATCGCTGACGTATTCATCGTACTCGCCGCCGCCCGCCGCCGGCTGCTGCCAGTGCAGGGTGCCGTTGGCGCCGAAGTAGAGCGTGCGCGCCTTGGCCTGCTGCGGCGGCCAGGCGCTGTACTGGCGCCAGACATTGCTACCGGTCTCGAAGGCGTTCACATTGGCCGTGGCCTGTTCCGGCTTCACGCCTTTCAGATGCTGTTCGAAGAAGGGGAACTGGATCTTCTGGCGGAAGTATTCGGAAGTCTTGCCGTCGAATTTCACCGGGCCCAGGTTGCGCCCCTCGCCGCCGGCCCAGCCGCCATGCGACCACGGGCCGATCACCAGGCCGTTGAAGATGCCGGGATTGTTGCGGCCGATGGCCTGGTAGGTGGTGAACGGGCCTTGCAGGTCTTCCGCGTCGAACCAGCCGCCCACGGTCAGCACGGCGGCGCGCACGTTCTTCAGGTGCGGCGCGATATCGCGCGACTTCCAGAACTCGTCGTAGCTGCTGTGCTCAATGCTCGGCTCCAGATAGGTGCGCTGCTTGGGCTGGAGCTGGGCCAGGATGGCCGACAGGTTCTGATGCTTGAGGAAGTAGTCGTAGCCGTCGGCCATGCCGTAGTCGAAGCTTTCCCAGTTCTTCGGCTGGGCGGTGGGGTTCTGCTCGCTGGTGAAGGCGGAGTAGAAGTCGAAGTTCGCCGCCAGCATCAGCGCGCCGCCGTGGTAGGCGTCGTCGCCCATGAACAGATTGGTCACCGGCGCCTGCGGCGAGGCGGCCTTGATGGCCGGGTGCGAATCGATGATGCTGGCCGAGGTGTAGAAGCCTGGATAGGAAATGCCGTAGATGCCGGCCTTGCCGTTATTGCCCGGCACATGCTTCAGCAGCCACTCGACGGTGTCGTGCATGTCCTGGCTCTCATTGCCTTCGCCCGGCGCGCGCCGGGCGTTGACGTGCGGCGTCATCTCCTGCCATTGGCCTTCCGACATATAGCGGCCGCGCACGTCCTGGCGCACGAAGATATAGCCGGCCTGCTCGAATTCGCGCGAAGGGCCGAGCGACTTGGGATAGAACTCCACGCCGTACTGCAGCTTGCCCTGTTCGCGCACCCCGGCGCTGTAGGGCGTGCGTTCGATCAGGAAGGGATAGCTTTTCGAACTGTCTTTCGGCACATAGACCGTGGTGAACAGGCGCACGCCGTCGCGCATGGGGATGCGGAATTCGTGCTTGGTGTAGTGTTCGCGCGGGCCGCCTTTCGGTGCTTCGGGCGCATCGGCGGCGGCCAGCACGGCGGCGCGGTCAAAGCCATGGGCGGCGCCGCAGAGCGCCAGGGAAAGGGCCAGTACGGAAAGAGGTCGGATCATGATCGGCACTATGGGGTGGAAAGCCCCACAGTGTAAACCGTATTACGGAAAAGGCAATCTTGCCCCTGCCGGCGTATCGCCGCCTTAATCCGGATCGCTGCCGCGCCCGCCGCGCAGGCGGATGCCTTCGGCGCGCAGGCGTTCCAGCTTGCCGGCATACAGCTCATGGTCGCGCCGTGTGGTGCTGTTTTCCAGCGCCAGTTTCAGGTGCTTGTCGGCCAGGCGCAGATCGCCCAGCTTGTAGGCCGCCAGGGCCAGCCAGAAGTGGAATTCGTGGTAGCCGGGCTGGCGCTCGACTTCGCGCGCGAACAGGGCGCGCGCCTTGAAGTACTGGCCTTCCTCCATGGCTTTCAGGCCCAGGTTGAAGTAGTGGAAGGGCGGATTCGGCTCCATGCGCGCCAGCTGCTCGCGCACCGTCTTGGCTTCGGCATCGCGGCCCATGCTGTCCAGGATGCGCGCCAGATTGTACAGCGGCACGGTGCTGGAGGGCGTCAGCTGGGCCATATAGCGCATGGTGCGCTCGGCCATCGCCAGGTCGCCATGCTGCTTGTAGATCACGCCCAGGGTGTTGTAGGCGCTGTAGAAGTCCGGGTCCTGCAGGATGGCGCCGCGCGCCCACCAGTAGGCGTTATCCAGCTTGCCCTCGACCAGCGATTCGGCGGCGCGGTTGTTCATGAACATGGCGAGCACGGTTTTCTCGTCGATCGGGCGCGCATCCAGGCTGCGGATGTCGGCCGGCGGCAGGAAGTCGATCACCAGGTAGGCACTGGCGTCATAACCGGTCTGGAACATCTTGTTGCGGCCCAGGACGATGTTCACATGGCCGCTGGAGATATACAGGCTGCCGGAGCGGCTCCAGCTTTCGTCCACATACACGCTCTGGAACTGCACCTGCAGGCCCATTTCGCGCGCCAGCGCCGCCGTCATGATGACCAGGGAAATGCAGTTGCCCGAGCGCGCCTCGAAAGTCTGGGCGGCGGTGCGGGTGGTGGCGGAATCGTATTCGATCTTGAGCTGATCGCGCCGGTAGAGGGCGTCGAACAGGGCGCGGTGGGGCGGCTTGTCGCGCTGGCTGCGCAGGGCTTCGTCCACGTAGCGCTTCATGGCCGGCGTCGCCGCCAGGATCTGGTCGGCGCCCACGTCTGCGCTGGCGGCGGCGAAGCTTGAGTCGCTGAAAAGCTGGGCGGCCGGCGGCGCGGCCGGGTGGATGGCGGTGCTGGAACAGGCGCTCAGCAGCAGCGCGCAAACAAGGACAATCAGACGTTTCATCATGCACCTCCCTGGGGAAAGTATCCTCGCCTGGGAAGGTGCTGTCAAACAGGAAATGCTTATTGCGCCGGCAGCGCTACCACGTCCTCCGGCTGGCCTTGCGCATCGAAGCGGCGCGCCACGGAGACCGTCTGCACGCCCAGCGTGGCGAGGGCGTCGCGCACGTCCTCGACCTCGGCTTCCAGGTCGCAGCCCAGGTCCAGCGGCCGCGCGCTGGCGGCGAGCAGGGGGCCGCCCGGCGCCGCATACAGGTGCACGCGCAGCTGCATGCTGCCGCCGCTGTCGGCCGGGCCGACGATGGCCGCGGCCTGGGCGGCGGGCTGGCCGTGCAGGGCTGCTCCCAGCTCGGCCATCATGGCCAGCATGGCGTGTTCGGACTGGCCCTGCTGCACGGCGCCGAAGAACAGGTCCTGGTACAGGAAGTTCAGCTCCAGCGCGCGGCCGCCGGCCAGGCAGCGCCGCACCAGCGGGGCGTACTGCTGGGTCCAGGCACGGTAGCGTTCCATGCGGCTGGCGAAGTAGGCGTCGGCCTGTTCCGCGTCGGCGGGGATGGCGTAGAAGGGATCGTCGGCCCGCTTCAACGCGAAGCCGAGCAGGAAGCGCAGTTCGACCGCCTCGTCGCCGGCGCCGAAAGCGGGGCCGCTCCAGCCGGCGATGCTGCGCTGCAGCGCGGGTGCCTCGCTCATTTTCTTTTCCGTCAGCGAGGCCGCCGCTTCGCGCACCATGGCGTTGAGCTGGCCGTAGCTGATGCGTTCCGCCTCGCCCAGATCGTAGGCATGGCGCACCAGCACCAGTTTCGCCTGCGGGCTTTCCAGGCCGCCTTCGCGCAGGCTGTGCAGCAGCGCGTCGTAGGCGGCGTCGTCCTGGAAGCATTCCTCCAGTTTCAGGCCGCCCTGGCTGCGCGCGAACACGGGGATGGCAAAGGCGTCGATTTCCAGCGCCGGCGCACCTTCGCGGCGCAGCTGCACGGTGCCGGCGGCTTCCTCGATGGCGCTGCGCAGCAGCTGGTAGGCGCCCACGTCTTCATCGCGCGCCTGTTCGATGGCGCCGTACAGGATCTCGTCTTTCTGCTGGTTCAGGTAGCGGCGCAGCAGGCGTTCGAAGTCCTGCTCCTTGCCGCGCAGCTCGGCGCCCAGGGTGTCGCCATCCTCCTGCTCGGCCAATTCCAGCGCCAGGGCGCACAGTGCCTGGCTCAGGACTTCTTCTTTTTCTTCGGGCGGCGTGCTGGATTTACGCGGGGTAGGGCGCTTATTCTTGGGCATGGATTTGTAAATGCCCGCGCGAGCGGACATGGAGTTTGTTTTCAAATGGGCAGGGCAAGGCGCAGCGCCGCGGATAGTGCGACTGCACGGAGCGGCAACGCCGCCATGCCCATTTTAAAACGAACTCTTAATGGTCGAAGTGGAAAGATTCGTGCAGCTCGTCGAGCAGGTCGGCGGTTTCGTCGGGGCTCAGGCCCAGATGGCGGCATGCCTGTTCGCCGCCCTTGTCCCATTCCAGCGAGGCGCGGTTGCCATGGTAACGCTGAATGCCCTGTTCGGCCAGTACCGAGGCCGAGACCAGGGAGCGGATGGCGTCGTCGGTGCTATCGTCTTCCAGCACCTCGTAATCGTGGTGGTGCAGGATGGCCCAGGACACATCGGGCGACAGGCCCCAGTTGCGCGCCAGCAGGCAGCCGATGGCGGCGTGGTTGGTGGTGTGGTACTCGTCCTCGATGGCGGTGATCTTGCGCGTGGCCGACTTGCAGGCCAGGTCGAAGGTCTGGCGGTATTCGGGGAAGCGCGCCATCAGCAGCGGCACGCCGATATCGCAGAACAGGCCGAAGGTGTGGGCGATGTCGGGCGGGGCCACGCGCAGCTTGCGGGCCAGGAACACCAGGGCCTGGGCGCGCCGTGCCGACACTTCCCAGAACTGGTTCAATTCGGCCTGCTGGCCTTCGATGGCCTGGCGCGCCAGCAGCCCGGTGAGCAGGGCGGCGCACTGGTTGAGACCGAGGAAATTGATGGCCTGCTCCACCGACTTGGCCTTGCGCGCGGCGCCGAAGAAGGGCGAATTGGCCAGCTTCAGCAGGGCGCCGGACATGCCGACGTCGTTGCCGATGATGCGCGCGATGCGGCGCGGCGAAGGATCGTCGGTGGCCAGTTCGCGTTGCAGATCGACCAGCAGGCTGGGCCGCGGCGGAATGCGGATCGAACGCAGCAAAGCGTCTTCGACCGATGTTTCTTGTACCGGGGCGGGGGCTGCAACTGTCGTCATATCGATATGGGGGTGGACTGGCGTACCTGAACTATAGCCTACCTGCAACTATATTGCCCGGGCGGCCAAGCTCCGATTATCGCCGGTTTTGGGGCGGGCACGGCAGCCGGACGGGGGAATATTTCCTCTAAATCAGGGAATTGTTGTCCAAGTGCGGCGATTTCATGGCGAAAAGACAGCAGGAATGGGCAAGCTTGAATGGATGGCACGACAGTTTGGACAGCGGCAAGCCGGCTGGCGCCAGGCGGGCTAGAATAGCCGGCATGACAACTTTGATCGCCGGCATCGATTTTTCCGCTCCCTCGCACGACGTGGCGCGGCGCCTGATCGGCGTCACCGTGCTGGTGGACGGCGTCGGCGGGCGCATCGTGGAAACCGAGGCCTACGACCGCGTCGACCCGGCCTCGCACAGCTTTTCCGGGCCGACGCCGCGCAACCAGGCCATGTTCGGCGCGCCGGGCCATGCCTATGTCTATCTGTCCTACGGCATGCACTGGTGCCTGAACTTCGTCTGCCGCGAGGAGGGCCACGGGGCCGGGGTGCTGATCCGCGCGCTGGAACCGGTGCTCGGGCTGGAGGCGATGCGCGCGCGGCGCGGCCAGCACGACGCGCGCCTGCTGTGCTCCGGGCCGGGGCGGGTGTGCCAGGCGCTGGGCGTGACGCGCGCCCATAACGCGCTGGCGCTGAACGCCCTACCGTTTGAACTGCTGCCGCGCAGCGGCCGGGTGCGCATCGCCGTCGGCCCGCGCATCGGCATTTCCAAAGCGGTGGACCTGCCCTGGCGCTTCGGGCTGGCCGGCTCGCGCTTTCTGAGCAAGCCCTTCCCCGGCGCCTGAGCCGGACGGCGCGCGCGGCCGGGGCGCACGCATGCGGCTGGCGGTGCTGCGCCGCTCGGGCATGGCGTATTCCTCCTCGTCCGCTACTGGCGCGGCCGGTTTCCGCGCGGCCGCCGCCGTTCCCGCCCATGCTGCGGCCGTACCGTCTGCCGCTTTCCGGCCGCGCCAGGCGGCGGCTGCGCTGTCCGCCGCCGCATCGCCAACGGCTGCTGGCGCCGCCTGGCCCAGCTCGAACACGGCCACCGCCTCGCTCAGGCTGACGGCCTGCTGCTGCAGGCTTTCGGCCGCCGCCGCCGCCTCTTCGACCAGGGCGGCGTTCTGCTGCGTCACGTCGTCCATCTGGCCCACGGCCTGGTTCACTTCGCTGATGCCCTGCGCCTGCTCGCTGCTGGCGGTGCTGATGCGGGCGATGATCTCGTTCACCTCGCGCACCGAGCCGACGATGGCGTCCATGCTGCCGCCGGCGCGGCCGACGCAGGCATTGCCGCGGTCGATGGTGGCCACCGATTCCGCGATCAGGGTCTTGATCTCGCGCGCGGCATTGGCCGAACGCTGGGCCAGGGTGCGCACCTCGGCCGCCACCACGGCAAAACCGCGTCCCTGCTCGCCGGCGCGCGCCGCTTCCACCGCCGCGTTCAGGGCCAGGATATTGGTCTGGAAGGAGATGCCGTCGATCACGCCGATGATCTCCACGATCTTGCGCGAGCTGCCGCGGATCGATTCCATGGCCGCCACCGCCTGCGCCATGGCCGCGCCGCCGTCGCTGGCCAGGCTGCTGGCGCTGGCCGCCAGCGCGCTAGCCTGCTGCGCATGCTCGGCGTTCTGGCGCACGGCGCCGGTCAGGCAGGCCATGGCGCTGGCCGTCTGCTGCAGCGAGCTGGCCTGCATCTCGGTGCGCGCCGACAGGTCCTGGTTGCCGCTGGCGATTTCGTGCGAGGCCGTGTCGATCGACTGTACCGCGCCCTGGATCAGGCGCAGCGTGTGGTTCAGGCGTGCCACGCTGTGGTCGAGCACGCGCCCGGTTTCGGCGATCTCGTCGCGCCCCTCGCTGGCCGGGCCGCGGCGCAGATCGCCGTCCGCCAGGCTGCGCACGGCGTTGCCGATGGCCTGGATCTCGCGCAGCAGCAGGCTGCGCACCCGCATCGACACCAGCAGCGAGAGCAGCACCGAGAGCGCCACCAGACCGCCCATGGCGGCGCCGAGGCGGCGGTATTCGGCGCGCGCGGCGGCGTAGGCTTGCTCGCTGAGCTGGCGCTCCAGCGCCGCCAGCTGCGCCAGATCCTCATTCAGCAGCGAGAACTGATGCTCGGCCTTGGCCATGGCGTTGGTGGCGATGGACTGGTCCATCTGTGCCAGCTCCATGGTTTCCTGCACGCCCTTGCGGTAGGCCGCCAGCGCCTGCGCGCAGGCGGCCACGATGCGCGCCTCGTCCGGCGAGGAGACCTGGGCCAGTTCGCCCAGCTGGCCTTCCAGCGCCGCGTGGCGCGCATGGATCTGGCGGCTCAACTCATCCAGGCGCTGCTGGGCGAAGCTGCCGTTGATCCAGGCCAGCAACTGGTAAATGCTGGCGTGGGCATGGCGCGCCTCGCCCATGGCGTCGGCCGCCGCCTGCAGGCGGGTGGCGCGCACCTGCACCAGGTTTTCCATCGAGGCATTCTGGTGCACCATGCCGAGCCAGGCGCAGCCTGCGGTGGCGATGAGCAGCAGCAGCACCAGTGCGGGCGCCAGCAGCAGTTTGGGACCGATACGCAGTTTGTTCAGCATGGCGCCCTCCGGCAAGGATCAGATCCAGATCACTTCTTGTAGATGCCCGCTTCCAGCACAACGTCGCCGACGCGCAGGATATAGGTGGTCTTCGGCTCGATCTTGCCGCTGCTGGGGTTCTTGTACATATAGTCGACCCAGCCCTTGCCCTTCTTCGCGGCCAGCTCGATGATCTCGCGCCGGTATTTCTTGCCGCTGGCGTCGGGTACGTCGACCAGATCCTTGCCGACGATGGAGGGATTGATGGGGTGCGCCAGCACGATGCCGGTATTGATGTCGCGCATGTCCACATACAGCGAACCTTGCACGAAGTCGGGATGGGCGGCGCTGATCTTCTTGATCATCTCCTCCTTGCCATGGGCCTTGAGGAAGGCCGCACCTTTTTCGGCCATGGCGATGGCTTCCTTTTCGCCCGGTTCGGTGGTGGCGGCGGCCGTGGCGAAGGCCAGGCCGAGCAGGGCGCCGGTCAGTAAGTGTTTCATTGCATCTCCTTTGCGAACGAGGGTGGTGGAGGTATTTCCCAATTGCATAGGCCACTGTACGCGTTCGGGGCTGGATGCAACTTGCGATGGCGCAAGCTTGCGATGAGGCACGCAATTTCTGTGCAGCCATTGATCTTTGGCAATTTGCGCTGCGGACGATTTCCTAGCATGGAGTACCGCCCACCCCATTCAGGAGACCCGCAATGAGCGCCTTGTCCGTGCCCGAAAAATTCAAGCCCTATACCCGGCAATCGATCCAGCAGGCGCGCCAGTGGGAGTGGCTGCCCTTCGAGTTGCGCGAAGCGGTGCAGGTGGTGTCGCGCGTGCTGCCCTTCCGCACCAATGAATACGTGATGGAGCACCTGATCGACTGGAACAATGTGCCGGACGATCCGATCTACCGCCTGACCTTCCCCCACCGCGACATGCTGCAGGAGGATGAATATGCGCGGCTGCGCGAACTGGTGCTGGTGCGGCGCGACGAGGAGGAGATCGCGCGCTACGTCCACAGCATCCGCATGCGCATGAATCCCCATCCAGCCGGCCAGATGACGCACAATGTGCCGCGCGTGAACGACGCGCCGCTCAAAGGCCTGCAGCACAAGTACAAGGAGACCGTGCTGTTCTTCCCCAGCGCCGGCCAGACCTGCCACGCCTACTGCACCTTCTGCTTCCGCTGGCCGCAGTTCGTCGGCATGGACGACATGAAGTTCGATGCGCGCGAAACGCATGAGCTGGTGGCGTATCTGAAAAGCCATCCCGACGTGACGGATGTGCTGATCACCGGCGGCGACCCGATGATCATGAACACGCGTTCGCTGGCCGAATTCATCGAGCCGCTGCTGGCGCCGGAGCTGGCGCATATCCAGAATATCCGCATCGGCACCAAGTCGGTGGCGTATTGGCCGCAGCGCTTCGTCAGCGACCGCGACGCCGACGACCTGCTGCGCCTGTTCGAGAAGGTGGTCGCCGCCGGCAAGAACATGGCCATCATGGGCCATTACAACCACGCCGTCGAACTGCGCCAGGAGATCGCGCAGAAGGCCGTCAAGCGCATCGTCGGCACCGGCGCCACCCTGCGCATGCAGGGGCCGCTGATCCGCCACATCAACGAAGACCCGAAAAGCTGGGCCGAGCTATGGACCACGGGCGTGCGCCTGGGCGCGATTCCCTACTATATGTTCGTCGAGCGCGACACCGGGCCGCGCGAATATTTCCAGCTGCCGCTGGCGCGCGCCCACGAGATTTTCCAGCAGGCCTACCAGATGGTGTCGGGCCTGTCGCGCACCGTGCGCGGGCCGTCGATGAGCGCCTTCCCCGGCAAGGTGGTGATCGACGGCGTGGCCACCATCGCCGGCGAGAAGGTGTTTGCCCTGCAGTTCCTGCAGGCGCGCAATGCGGACTGGGTGCGCAAGCCTTTCTATGCCAAGTTCGACGAGAACGCCACCTGGCTCGACCACCTGAAGCCCGCCTTCGGCAAGGACAAGTTCTTCTTCGAGAGCGACGAAGCGGCGCCCGAACGCAAGGTGATTCCGCTGGCCCTGGCCGCCGCCGCGCGCACCCATGCCGGCAGCCAAAGCAACGCGGCTTGAGCGCACCATGTCCGATGCCGAAGCCTGCCGCCGCATAGCCGTCGTGCCTGCGAATGCCAACGCTACTGCTGTCGCTACTGCCGCCGCCGCGTCCGCAGCTGGCGCCGCGCCGTGCGCGCAGCAAGGCAGCGCAGGCGCATCCTCGCCCGCGGCATTCGGCGGCGCGGCAGACGGAGGATGCGCCGCACGCGATGGTTTGGCGGGCACCGGCCATCTCGGGCGCGGCGCTGGGCGCCACGCGGCAGCGGATCCGCCGCGCCCGGCGTGCGCAGCGCTGCGCCAGATGTGGCGGGGCAGCGAGCGCGTGCCGGGCACGCTGTCTGGTGCGGCGGTGCTGTTCCTGGTCTTCCTGCCGTTCGCGCTGGGCCATGCGCTATCGAGCCTGCTGCGTACCGTGAACGCCATCGTCGCGCCGCAGATGATGGCGTCGGTGGCGCTGACCCCGGCCCAGCTGGGCTTTCTCACCAGTGCCTACTTCCTGGCCTTCGCCCTGTTCCAGCTGCCGGTCGGCGTGCTGCTCGACCGGCAGGGACCGCGCCGCGTGCAATGCGTGCTGCTGCTGGTGGCGGCGGCCGGCACCCTGGCATTCGCCTGGGGCCAGAGCTTTGCCCAGCTGCTGTGCGCGCGCGCCTTGATGGGCTTCGGCCTGGCTGGTTGCTTCATGGCGGCGGTGAAGGCGGTATCGACCTGGATCGCGCCGGCGCGCCTGCCTTCGGTGCAAGGCTATCTGATCGCCGCCGGCGGCCTGGGGGCGGCTGCCGCCACGCTGCCGGTACGCCTGGCCTTGCAGTTTACCGACTGGCGCGGCCTGTTCGTCGGGCTGGCCGCCGCCTGTGCCGTCACCGCGCTCGGCATCCTGCTGCTGGCGCCCGCGCCGCCGGCCGCTGTGCCCAAACCCTTCAGCTGGAAAGTGTTGGCCGACGTCTATCGCCATCCGGTGTTTCGCGAGACGGCATCGCTGGTGCTGATTCCGCACACCGTCTTCTTCGGCATCCAGGGCCTGTGGGTGGCGCGCTGGCTGCGCGACGCGGGACACTATCCCGAGCAGGCCGTGGCCTGGCTGCTGTACCTGGCCATGGCGGCCCTGATCTTCGGCGCCATCGCGGTCGGCATGTTGACCGAGTGGGCCGCGCGGCGCGGCATAGCGCCGCTGAATGTGGCGGCGGCCGGCATCGCGCTGTTCCTGCTGGTGCAGTTCGGCTTTGTGTGCAACTGGCAGGGCGGCTACAGCCAGCTGGCGGTGCTGTTCACGCTGGCCGGCACCATCACCGGCATCGAATACGCCATCGTGGCGCAGGCCATGCCGCCTGCATTGACGGGCCGCGCCGCCACTTGCCTGAACCTGCTGATCTTCCTCGGCGCCTTTGCCGTGCAGGCCGGCTTTGGCCGGATCGTCGCCTGCTGGCCGCTCGATGCGCAGGGCCGCTACCCCGTTGTCGCCTACCAGGCGGCCTTCTGCGTGCTGCTCTTATTG
This region includes:
- a CDS encoding KamA family radical SAM protein, with product MSALSVPEKFKPYTRQSIQQARQWEWLPFELREAVQVVSRVLPFRTNEYVMEHLIDWNNVPDDPIYRLTFPHRDMLQEDEYARLRELVLVRRDEEEIARYVHSIRMRMNPHPAGQMTHNVPRVNDAPLKGLQHKYKETVLFFPSAGQTCHAYCTFCFRWPQFVGMDDMKFDARETHELVAYLKSHPDVTDVLITGGDPMIMNTRSLAEFIEPLLAPELAHIQNIRIGTKSVAYWPQRFVSDRDADDLLRLFEKVVAAGKNMAIMGHYNHAVELRQEIAQKAVKRIVGTGATLRMQGPLIRHINEDPKSWAELWTTGVRLGAIPYYMFVERDTGPREYFQLPLARAHEIFQQAYQMVSGLSRTVRGPSMSAFPGKVVIDGVATIAGEKVFALQFLQARNADWVRKPFYAKFDENATWLDHLKPAFGKDKFFFESDEAAPERKVIPLALAAAARTHAGSQSNAA
- a CDS encoding MFS transporter; this encodes MSDAEACRRIAVVPANANATAVATAAAASAAGAAPCAQQGSAGASSPAAFGGAADGGCAARDGLAGTGHLGRGAGRHAAADPPRPACAALRQMWRGSERVPGTLSGAAVLFLVFLPFALGHALSSLLRTVNAIVAPQMMASVALTPAQLGFLTSAYFLAFALFQLPVGVLLDRQGPRRVQCVLLLVAAAGTLAFAWGQSFAQLLCARALMGFGLAGCFMAAVKAVSTWIAPARLPSVQGYLIAAGGLGAAAATLPVRLALQFTDWRGLFVGLAAACAVTALGILLLAPAPPAAVPKPFSWKVLADVYRHPVFRETASLVLIPHTVFFGIQGLWVARWLRDAGHYPEQAVAWLLYLAMAALIFGAIAVGMLTEWAARRGIAPLNVAAAGIALFLLVQFGFVCNWQGGYSQLAVLFTLAGTITGIEYAIVAQAMPPALTGRAATCLNLLIFLGAFAVQAGFGRIVACWPLDAQGRYPVVAYQAAFCVLLLLQLPGLLLFLLRTRRARRALAIQ